The proteins below come from a single Pseudomonadota bacterium genomic window:
- a CDS encoding PIN domain-containing protein, whose amino-acid sequence MAIFYTKNKKTAAAGSHDFSTESPVIHCQTIPIIKLELLGGTKTEKEFNRLKSRLQALETISATITQWEKAYEIAFALRRSGVTVPYTDILIAACALTAGATVIHADIHFDMMAKSLPLKTESYVKTAPFELLR is encoded by the coding sequence GTGGCCATTTTCTACACAAAAAACAAAAAAACCGCCGCCGCCGGCTCCCATGATTTTTCCACCGAGAGCCCCGTTATTCATTGCCAAACTATACCAATCATCAAGCTGGAACTTCTCGGGGGCACAAAAACCGAAAAAGAGTTTAATCGTTTGAAATCACGGCTCCAAGCCTTGGAAACCATATCTGCAACTATTACCCAATGGGAAAAAGCATATGAGATTGCCTTCGCTTTGAGAAGAAGCGGGGTTACTGTCCCGTACACAGACATTCTGATCGCTGCCTGTGCGCTGACAGCCGGTGCTACAGTCATACATGCTGACATACATTTCGATATGATGGCAAAAAGTCTTCCTTTAAAAACAGAATCATATGTAAAAACCGCACCCTTTGAGCTTCTGCGATAA